In Vanrija pseudolonga chromosome 4, complete sequence, a single window of DNA contains:
- the UTP10 gene encoding U3 small nucleolar RNA-associated protein 10 produces the protein MPSSLASQLQNIASVDASRLTSRYGQPSSKSYLFPPKVAEAQDLDAVFALAQSGFDELLHLDPEIEEFERELFSEAAKRTDRMMLNKEENEKLDITLGRCIRRLGKWVGIMAGGKCIEWLVRRFRVHEFNAEVLLQAFLPYHDSPNFARVLAILSLPTSSPYSAPFAPLVKAAQQVPREYITTAVSSARDPSLRLLTDVAESVKTAVTEQTVHRALLAFWTATLVDLLERTRSSNGRISEGVVKVLVETFVTLLSIPHAGAEVNAAIYPPLVLLTRTVHLSDPAFLAIVESLLTPNSGANPSQRLLTLLVILDQRKGWEGGLGEDAAERLAKIPQIGDLLVAAIDKYSFVEATKALVGALVEDVTLSQETLTKLVDYPTLATPVVELVVAKLLETPAEVHSIARPLLSTLRQRHPNLTDAAVIEASASAPVDPTLVQWTSAESAFIDVHSADVASRVSGVKEMYAVAEAAGLNTSNAAELLGASADETLRSAQTAILARIRDTDVAVLTALYAEPDLLLALLNGVDYIETVTPAFVASKPVREALGLHLGFLAASYIPAHSDTKNKVFEKLLLPNLLATEERRAFGPEQWTSVVKASRLLDRVQSGVAIKASRDELVKFNQDLIKSLTRAIASSGDIGAHVDALIANLSAALPAARLLASLTLAELVTSASGYQHVVAARSLTALQSHLAGKQMRDIEQVEAPLAADLLKVVVSKPAVAKTQQRAYLALLTSAIALKEPAEAQTNWLNDVAEESAEAQSRVITHSLYRWANSANLSAAVSRHLLQAVLSQLGEDALIFLASVWTGQVESSLRVAALRHATAFVKAYTGTTKATDFQVVIPAALVALQDSAKPVREATAALLRAIAATPQSGGADIYGLDAIYGSRSDLVQLLKPSDLTKYLEAITKALDDMVIDAGRLASVHASVLDSQKKDKKEVTQRRDVVDWLMSHILAWRSDAPRRSLLSSLARVINVSRLYGSLPLLTPLVDSAKDEDSWLSTLPPTHRKEYLELAFGSFIAPHVSAVNENNSESWKFLVELVSSSPTPVLLELRAISLARLTDGLFDGIRSPLKPEYVETLIHSLHSLSSDDNLTSKVAVAKLVLSPAEIVKVLEALLEPFESPVHRKKAKTDDDADRIEQAVADLTVFIESRDWKALPGDAPVVASLMGVLATILSKRQAIKEGVDYLEQEILGAILAQIEQITDANEILRARVGIEVIIKTIRASSNPRTAQRALLVASELARLIPDTVLHNVMPIFTFMGSSDLQRDDAFSFGVVEKTVERIVPVMAASLKDKAETKLELYSESRTFLSIFTDMAARLPKHRTLPFFVHLVKSLGAEDFLAPVSMLLADRSGKGKNAANGSLELSLSVASAFSPALRTEVTLDIVQEVGRIINDSSDSSSSDEAESTSFLANGEAGTRQATVLLQLAAGLTKQLVGRVTPQPVVEEIVSGLISLAASPAVTEEVADQIDTALSGAMQLLSVGSFLDITARILESGNATDISRALDLFATRLPLIRPELRGQSATAMGTIIRRTAALLDDRGPATANVIAALGRIVSTAIKSEDSPLAAITPIVVAASKGGDFVEESVALLAALVRHLGSRAIPFIQAVLDACLSIARNTTSSPAAVEASFATIATLVDTVPTFVSSKQLVTVLGAAAEYRATDEATSSSLITAIAKRIPTKTLIPVVMELWKSIQSAPASSIEAFFYLLRQTLRHGDSKAIPSHTKPLFAFFLEVFDIRHKAGARMEPEAVDAAETSAISSFLELVIKLSEAAFKPLFVRLYDWAVVDLSAPASDAHVVARRKILLRVMDGLLGKFRHLLTPYMATLMPFVEELLAAYSLGEVEDESLWALLLRVIAHSMDVDDGVFWTDAALLKLLPLVVEQLSLFPSTTATPESPVAKALAAIAATTSSEATLKKVNSAICLATRAEEPKARMAALYALDAAWERHSDELIQFVPETVAEFLAELLEDENSEVEGLARKVLARIEGVTGSLKEYLE, from the exons ATGCCGTCGTCCCTCGCGAGCCAGCTGCAAAATATTGCGTCGGTGGACGCTTCGCGCCTGACATCGCGGTACGGTCAGCCGTCGTCCAAGTCGTACCTCTTCCCGCCAAaagtcgccgaggcgcaggacCTCGATGCCGtcttcgcgctcgcccagtcGGGCttcgacgagctgctgcacctcgaccccgagatcgaggagtttgagcgcgagctcttctccgaggccgccaagcgcaCCGATCGCATGATGCTCAACAAGGAGGAGAACGAAAAGCTCGACATCACCCTCGGCCGCTGTATCCGCCGACTTGGCAAGTGGGTCGGCATCATGGCCGGCGGCAAGTGCATCGAGTGGCTTGTGAGGCGATTCCG TGTCCACGAGTTCAACGCCGAGGTCCTGTTGCAGGCCTTCCTCCCCTACCACGACTCGCCCAACTTtgcgcgcgtcctcgccatcctctcCCTtcccacctcgtcgccgtacTCTGCGCCGTTTGCTCcgctcgtcaaggccgcACAGCAGGTGCCGCGCGAGTACATTACCAcggccgtctcgtcggcccGCGACCCgtccctccgcctcctcacGGATGTCGCCGAGTCAGTCAAGACGGCCGTGACCGAGCAGACGGTTCACCGTGCTCTCCTTGCGTTCTGGACCGCTACCCTCGTCGATCTCCTGGAGCGCACGCGCTCATCGAACGGTCGTATCTCAGAGGGCGTGGTCAAGGTCCTTGTCGAGACGTTTGTCACCCTCCTGTCCATcccgcacgccggcgccgaggtcaacGCCGCCATCTACCCCCCTCTCGTCCTCCTTACCAGGACAGTCCACCTGTCGGACCCCGCGTTCCTGGCCATCGTCGAGTCGCTCCTGACCCCTAACTCGGGTGCCAACCCCTCCCAGcgcctcctcaccctcctcgttATCCTCGACCAGCGCAAGGGCTGGGAGGGCGgtctcggcgaggacgccgctgAGCGCCTCGCCAAGATTCCCCAGATCGGCGACCTCCTTGTCGCGGCCATCGACAAGTACAGCTTTGTCGAGGCTACCAAGGCCCTGGTCGGTGCtctcgtcgaggatgttACTCTCTCGCAGGAGACCCTCACCAAGCTCGTGGACTACCCTACCCTCGCGACCCCGGTtgttgagctcgtcgtcgccaagctcctcgagacCCCGGCCGAGGTCCACTCCATTGCCCGGCCACTCCTCAGCACTCTCCGCCAGCGTCACCCCAACCTCACTGACGCTGCCGTTATCGAGGCTTCGGCCAGCGCTCCGGTCGACCCTACCCTCGTGCAGTGGACGTCTGCGGAGAGCGCTTTCATCGACGTCCACTCCGCTGACGTCGCTAGCCGTGTCAGCGGTGTCAAGGAGATGTACGCCGTGGCAGAAGCCGCCGGTCTCAACACTTCCaacgctgccgagctcctcggtgcCTCTGCGGACGAGACGCTTCGTTCAGCTCAGACGGCTATCCTTGCTCGCATTCGCGACACGGATGTCGCGGTTCTCACTGCGCTctacgccgagcccgaccttctcctcgccctcctcaacGGCGTCGACTACATCGAGACTGTCACTCCCGCGTTCGTCGCTTCCAAGCCGGTGCGCGAGGCTCTAGGGCTCCACCTCGGCTTCCTTGCCGCCTCGTACATCCCTGCTCACTCGGACACCAAGAACAAGGTGTTTGAGAAGCTTCTGCTCCCCAACCTCCTTGCTACCGAAGAGCGCCGTGCCTTTGGCCCCGAGCAGTGGACCTCAGTTGTCAAGGCCTCCCGTCTTCTGGACCGCGTCCAGAGCGGTGTGGCCATCAAGGCTTCCAGGGATGAGCTGGTCAAGTTCAACCAGGATCTCATCAAGTCGCTCACTCGTGCTATCGCCTCTAGCGGCGACATTGGCGCCCACGTTGACGCCCTGATTGCCAACCTGTCGGCGGCCCTTCCTGCAGCTCGCCTTTTGGCTTCGCTCACtcttgccgagctcgtcacGTCCGCCAGCGGCTACCAGCACGTTGTGGCGGCCCGCTCTCTTACTGCTCTCCAGTCGCACCTGGCCGGAAAGCAGATGCGTGACATTGAGCAGGTCGAAGCTCCTCTCGCTGCCGACCTCCTCAAGGTTGTTGTCAGCAAGCCCGCGGTTGCCAAGACCCAGCAGCGCGCGTACCTCGCCCTTCTTACTTCGGCCATTGCCCTCAAGGAGCCTGCCGAGGCCCAGACCAACTGGCTCAACGATGTGGCCGAAGAGTCTGCCGAGGCTCAGTCCCGCGTCATCACGCACTCGCTCTACCGCTGGGCCAACAGTGCCAACCTCTCGGCTGCTGTTTCGCGTCATCTTCTTCAGGCTGTTCTGTcccagcttggcgaggacgCCTTGATCTTCCTCGCGTCGGTTTGGACAGGTCAGGTCGAGTCCTCGCTCCGTGTGGCTGCGctccgccacgccacggCCTTTGTCAAGGCCTACACTGGCACTACCAAGGCCACCGACTTCCAGGTGGTTATCcctgccgccctcgtcgcgctccaggACTCGGCCAAGCCCGTTCGCGAGGCCACTGCTGCCCTCCTCCGTGCCATTGCTGCCACGCCCCAGTCGGGCGGTGCCGACATCTATGGTCTCGACGCTATCTACGGCTCGCGTTCCGACCTTGTGCAGCTCCTTAAGCCTTCCGACCTTACCAAGTACCTCGAGGCGATTACCAAGGCtctcgacgacatggtcaTCGACGCTGGCCGCCTCGCTTCGGTCCACGCCTCCGTGCTCGACTCGcagaagaaggacaagaaggaggtTACGCAGCGTCgtgacgtcgtcgactggcTCATGTCGCACATTCTCGCATGGAGGTCGGacgctcctcgccgctcgcttcTGTCTTCTCTTGCGCGGGTCATCAACGTCTCGAGGCTCTATGGCTCCCTTCCGCTCCTCACTCCCCTTGTTGACTccgccaaggacgaggacagcTGGCTGTCGACTCTCCCGCCGACCCACCGCAAGGAGTACTTGGAGCTTGCATTCGGCTCGTTTATCGCTCCCCATGTCTCAGCCGTCAACGAGAACAACAGCGAGTCGTGGAAgttcctcgtcgagctcgtttCTTCGTCGCCTACACCTGTTCTTCTAGAGCTTCGCGCAATCTCCCTTGCTCGTCTCACGGACGGTCTCTTCGATGGCATCCGCTCTCCCCTCAAGCCAGAGTATGTCGAGACTCTCATCCACTCGCTCCACTCGCTTTCTTCGGACGACAACCTCACTTCGAAGGTAGCCGTGGCTAAGCTTGTTCTTTCGCCGGCGGAAATTGTCAAGGTGCTCGAAGCCCTCCTCGAGCCCTTCGAGTCTCCTGTACACAGAAAGAAGGCCAagaccgacgacgatgcggaCAGGATTGAGCAGGCCGTTGCCGACCTCACCGTCTTCATCGAGTCGCGCGACTGGAAGGCTCTGCCTGGCGACGCTCCCGTCGTGGCCTCGCTCATGGGCGTCCTTGCTACGATCCTTTCCAAGCGCCAGGCGATCAAGGAAGGCGTTGACTACCTTGAGCAGGAGATTCTTGGTGCCATTCTTGCCCAGATCGAGCAGATTACCGACGCCAACGAGATTCTCCGTGCTCGTGTCGGTATCGAGGTCATTATCAAGACCATCCGCGCGTCTTCGAACCCTCGTACTGCTCAGCGCGCACTTCTCGTCGCCTCAGAACTCGCTCGCCTCATCCCCGACACTGTCCTCCACAACGTTATGCCCATTTTCACCTTCatgggcagcagcgacctTCAGCGAGACGACGCGTTCAGCTTTGGTGTTGTCGAGAAGACCGTCGAGCGTATCGTCCCCGTTATGGCCGCTtcgctcaaggacaaggcggAGACCAAGCTCGAACTTTACTCCGAGTCCCGTACGTTCCTCTCCATCTTCACCGACATGGCCGCCCGTCTGCCCAAGCACCGCACCCTGCCGTTCttcgtccacctcgtcaagTCGCTTGGCGCGGAGGACTTCCTCGCACCCGTGTCCAtgctgctcgccgaccgTAGTGGTAAGGGCAAGAATGCGGCGAACGGCTCTCTCGAGCTCTCGCTCAGCGTTGCGTCCGCATTCTCTCCCGCCCTTCGCACCGAGGTCACCCTCGATATTGTCCAGGAGGTCGGCCGTATTATCAACGACTCGAgtgacagcagcagcagcgacgaaGCCGAGAGCACCTCGTTCCTTGCCAATGGCGAGGCAGGCACTCGCCAGGCCACTGTCCTTCTTCAGCTCGCCGCTGGTCTCACCAAGCAGCTTGTTGGCCGTGTCACTCCACAGCCCGTGGTGGAGGAGATTGTCTCGGGTctcatctcgctcgctgccagCCCTGCGGTGACTGAGGAAGTTGCCGACCAGATCGACACCGCCCTCTCCGGTGCGATGCAGCTACTCTCCGTGGGCTCGTTCTTGGACATTACCGCGCGTATCCTTGAGTCTGGCAACGCCACAGACATtagccgcgcgctcgacctgttCGCCACTCGCCTTCCCCTTATCAGGCCCGAGCTCCGCGGCCAGTCTGCGACCGCCATGGGTACAATCATCCGCCGTACCGCCGCTCTTCTGGACGACCGTGGACCTGCCACCGCCAACGTCatcgctgccctcggccgcATTGTCTCCACCGCTATCAAGAGCGAGGACAGCCCTCTTGCGGCCATCACTCCCATCGTCGTTGCTGCCTCGAAGGGAGGCGACTTTGTCGAGGAGTCCGTGGCGCTCCTGGCGGCCCTCGTCCGCCACCTTGGTTCTCGTGCCATTCCTTTCATCCAGGCGGTTCTCGACGCGTGCTTGTCCATTGCACGCaacacgacgtcgtcgccggctgCTGTCGAGGCGAGCTTCGCCACCATCGCGACCCTTGTCGACACTGTGCCCACCTTCGTGTCCAGCAAGCAGCTCGtcaccgtcctcggcgccgcggccgagtACCGCGCCACCGACGAGGCTACCTCGTCTTCGCTCATCACCGCCATTGCCAAGCGCATCCCCACCAAGACGCTCATTCCCGTCGTCATGGAGCTGTGGAAGTCGATCCAGTCGGCACCTGCGTCGTCAATCGAGGCCTTCTTCTACCTCCTCCGCCAGACCCTCCGCCACGGCGACTCGAAGGCGATCCCCAGCCACACCAAGCCTCTCTTTGCCTTCTTCCTCGAGGTGTTCGACATCCGCCACAAGGCCGGTGCGCGTATGGAGCCGGAGGCTGTCGATGCGGCCGAGACTTCGGCGATCAGCTCGTTCCTCGAGCTGGTCATCAAGCTCTCCGAGGCTGCGTTCAAGCCCCTCTTCGTGCGCCTGTACGACTGGGCAGTGGTGGACCTCTCGGCGCCTGCTTCCGACGCTCACGTCGTGGCGCGCCGCAAGATCCTCCTCCGCGTCATGgacggcctgctcggcaagttccgccacctcctcacCCCGTACATGGCGACGCTCATGCCGtttgtcgaggagctgcttgCAGCCtactcgctcggcgaggtcgaggacgagtcgCTGTGGGCTCTGCTCCTCCGCGTCATCGCCCACTCGATGGACGTCGATGACGGTGTGTTCTGgaccgacgcggcgctcctcaagctccTGCCTCTggttgtcgagcagctcagCCTCTTCCCCAGCACAACAGCCACGCCCGAGTCGCCTgtcgccaaggccctcgcTGCGATtgccgcgacgacgtcgtccgAGGCCACGCTCAAGAAGGTCAACAGCGCCATCTGCCTGGCTacccgcgccgaggagcccAAGGCGCGCATGGCGGCGTTGtacgccctcgacgcggcaTGGGAGCGCCACTCGGACGAGCTGATCCAGTTCGTTCCCGAGACGGTTGCCGAgttcctcgccgagctgctcgaggacgagaactCGGAGGTCGAGGGGCTCGCGCGCAAGGTGCTGGCACGTATCGAGGGTGTCACTGGCAGCCTCAAGGAGTACCTCGAGTAG
- the PKR1 gene encoding V-type ATPase assembly factor PKR1, whose product MVTTNSPSPSPEPIEKREDGVAAAPEAACAGINLDDLGFVGLLAKSIWEPGVNSALVIAMNISFFLLILCLTFTAYVSNWNKHVLFLLFTSTLLWFAMVWFVMEMTRVKNNPENAPPSDPLLAAPGADETRKDR is encoded by the exons ATGGTCACGACAaactcgccgtcgccgtcgcccgagccCATCGAGAAGCGTGAGGACGGTGTTGCCGCTGCGCCGGaggccgcctgcgccggcatcaacctcgacgacctgggtTTCGTCGGTCTGCTGGCCAAGTCCATCTGggag CCTGGAGTCAACTCGGCACTGGTCATCG ccaTGAACATCtccttcttcctcctcatcctctgCCTCACGTTCACCGCCTACGTCTCCAACTGGAACAAGCATgtgctcttcctcctcttcaccaGCACCCTTCTCTGGTTCGCCATGGTCTG GTTCGTCATGGAGATGACTCGTGTCAAGAACAACCCCGAAAACGCTCCTCCCTCCGACCCTCTGCTCGCGGCCCCTGGGGCTGACGAGACCCGCAAGGACAGATGA
- the SPBC83.09c gene encoding LIN1-like protein encodes MPVKRSGGAPSGAPKRTRFASPPPAAGPSTTRSSAELDDEDQFLDADITESNRKAKSREKRALRDQDGYGSDSSNEEGESVVPSRRPGAKDDEDDDVDMFADEPAEDDKGKGKGKAKEKEFMDLNEIEGQEFGRRNSNDDDGDSDSDIDEAKKKAGLDGDMGVDITPFNMKNEMQEGRFTADGETYIENDKDPHDKHDNWLDDANKDAIKKARRAHRERERVEREREQREADIEGAADTEEKEHALLRQAVDLMERGETVLEALQRLGKDVETAKKKEAAGPKKSWAERQKERKALMAENSSDPTHTANPFTNLSNIVSSLSAISNLDVYSLSREAIQRMLPREQPSAEAAPTAPRPPPDNRQLQYRFSLNYVRTLPEAQRPVEREVFGPFPIMQLRGWKATGFFGPNCENIELRVVKPDEGDQPWGSWGDIIGA; translated from the exons atgCCAGTAAAACGCTCGGGAGGAGCACCGTCGGGTGCCCCTAAGCGAACCCGCTTCGCCTCTCCACCTCCCGCAGCCGGCCCGTCGACGACTAGGTCATCTGCCGAGCTGGATGACGAGGACCAATTCTTGGACGCCGACATTACCGAGTCCAATCGCAAGGCCAAGTCACGGGAGAAGCGTGCGCTCCGCGACCAGGATGGCTACGGTTCAGACTCGTCcaacgaggagggcgagagcgTTGTACCGAGCCGACGACCAGgcgccaaggacgacgaggacgacgatgtcGACATGTTTGCCGATGAGCCCGCCGAAGACGACAAGGGCAaaggcaagggcaaggcgaaGGAGAAGGAGTTTATGGACCTCAACGAGATCGAGGGGCAAGAGTTTGGGCGCCGTaacagcaacgacgacgacggcgactcgGATAGCGATATCGATGAGGCTAAGAAGAAAGCTGGACTGGACGGCGACATGGGCGTCGATATCACCCCGTTCAACATGAAGAACGAGATGCAGGAGGGCCGTTTCactgccgacggcgagacgTACATCGAGAACGACAAGGACCCTCACGACAAGCATGACAactggctcgacgacgccaacaaGGACGCCATCAAGAAGGCGCGCAGGGCGCATCGCGAGCGGGAACGTGTCGAGCGTGAGAGGGAGCAACGGGAGGCGGACATCGAGGGAGCGGCGGATACCGAGGAGAAGGAACACGCCCTCCTTCGCCAGGCTGTCGACCTCATGGAGCGTGGAGAGACTGTGCTTGAAGCCCTGCAACGTCTCGGAAAGGACGTTGAGacggccaagaagaaggaggcggCTGGCCCGAAGAAGAGCTGGGCCGAGCGACAAAAGGAACGCAAGGCGTTGATGGCTGAGAATTCAAG CGACCCAACACATACGGCCAACCCGTTCACCAACCTCTCCAACATTGTGTCGTCCCTCTCCGCCATCAGCAACCTGGACGTGTACTCGTTATCGCGTGAGGCTATCCAGCGCATGCTGCCGAGGGAGCAGCCGAGTGCGGAAGCAGCCCctaccgcgccgcgcccaccacCAGACAACCGGCAACTTCAGTACAGATTCTCGCTCAACTATGTGCGCACGCTACCTGAGGCGCAGCGCCCTGTTGAACGCGAGGTGTTTG GCCCATTCCCAATCATGCAGCTACGAGGCTGGAAAGCCACCGGATTCTTCGGACCGAACTGCGAGAACATTGAGTTGCGGGTGGTCAAGCCGGACGAGGGGGACCAGCCATGGGGATCGTGGGGCGATATCATCGGTGCATAG